The Leptotrichia hongkongensis sequence ACGAAGAAGAACTACAAGAAAAAGTATTTGAAAAATTAGGTCTTAGTAAAGAAGAGCAGCAAGATAAATTTGGATTCTTTCTGGAAGTACTAAAATACGGTGTACCACCACACGGAGGTCTTGCCTTTGGAATCGACAGATGGCTTATGGCAATGCTAAAAGAAAATTCTATAAAAGAAGTAATCCCATTCCCTAAAACAAATAAAGGACAGGATTTAATGACTGGAGCTCCTGCTGAAATAGAAGAAAATGTACTTGCAGATGATTTAAGACTAAAATTATTAGAAATAAAAAAAGAAGATTAATAATCTGAAAGGAAAAGTAATAAAATGATTATAGTGTACGGAACGAAAAATAAAATAAAGAATCTTGGTGTAGTAGGAAAATATGAATGTTCTCGATGTAACAATATATCAGATTTACAATTTATGAGTTCACAGCAATGGTTTACATTATTTTGGATACCGATATT is a genomic window containing:
- a CDS encoding zinc-ribbon domain-containing protein: MIIVYGTKNKIKNLGVVGKYECSRCNNISDLQFMSSQQWFTLFWIPIFPISKKQEFMQCPICHQNYQVPK